From Fusobacterium sp. DD2, one genomic window encodes:
- the ybaK gene encoding Cys-tRNA(Pro) deacylase, with the protein MKKTNAMRELDKSKIEYSYKEYEVDENDLGAIAVSIKTGQDITKIFKTLVLLTDKNDMIVACIPGADNIDLKKLAKVAGAKKVEMLEMKKLLPMTGYIRGGCSPIGIKKRHRTFIHESALTKDEIMISAGIRGLQIVIKPEDLIKHVDMEVADIIV; encoded by the coding sequence ATGAAAAAAACTAATGCAATGAGAGAATTGGATAAAAGTAAAATAGAATACAGTTATAAAGAGTATGAAGTAGATGAAAATGACCTTGGTGCAATAGCTGTATCAATAAAGACAGGACAGGATATAACAAAGATATTTAAAACTTTAGTACTTTTAACTGATAAAAATGATATGATAGTAGCTTGTATTCCTGGAGCAGATAATATAGATTTAAAAAAACTTGCAAAAGTAGCAGGGGCAAAAAAAGTAGAGATGCTTGAAATGAAAAAACTTCTTCCTATGACTGGATATATAAGAGGTGGATGTTCTCCAATAGGGATAAAGAAAAGACATAGAACATTTATCCATGAATCTGCTTTAACAAAAGATGAGATTATGATAAGTGCTGGAATAAGAGGACTTCAGATTGTTATAAAACCTGAGGATCTGATAAAACATGTAGATATGGAAGTTGCAGATATTATAGTATAA